One Thamnophis elegans isolate rThaEle1 chromosome 2, rThaEle1.pri, whole genome shotgun sequence genomic window, CTTTGGGCAAACAAGGAAATCAACCTGTATTCCTGGTGCATACaatgttaacagattaacagagttcgaagggaccttataggtcatctagtccacccccaccccccccagcaggagaccctacatttcTGACTAATTGCAGTCcaatcttcttgaaagtctctagtgatgaagctcccacaacttccaaaggcaagctgttccattgcttgattgttctatcagaaaattcctcatttctaggttgaatccttggtcagtttccatccattattctttgtctggccttcatgtgctttagaaaatagcttgacctcttcctctctgtggcagcccttcaaatattggaacactgcaatcatgtctcccctggtccttctcttcactagactagccatgcccagttcctgtaaccgttcttcatatgttttagtctccagtcccctaatcatcctggttgctcttctttgcactttttctagagtctcaacatctttttatagtgtggtgaccaaaactggatgcagtactctaggtgtgatcttactagggctttatagagtggtattagtacctcacttgatcttattgtatccctctgttaatgcaatttaggattgcattggcttttttggctgccactgcacactaaTGGCtcatattcagctggttcacgaagactccaagatccctctcaatcactgctattaagcctggtttcacccagatTCTATGTGTACTTTTGgcttttcttacctaagtgtaggactttccTATGTTAAGCAAGCCACGGAGAAAGAAGGATTGCCAGGATATCCAAACACAACTTTGTAATATtctagtaccgtgtttccctgaaaatatgacatgtcctgataataaagccatgccacatttttctggtgggcaaaaatataagccctcccccgcaaataagccccctggacaacccccccacctccggccaggcagagcgctgctcaccaacctagcggtatcccgaaagtgccaagctgcgggaaccggggggaggcaaaggttgattgcattgcttggcgccttcgagatactgctaggttggtgagcagcgctgtgcccagctgaagaggggggttgctggacggctgctctcttgcaagcggacTCCCAAAGagtcgggcacagcctcatgggcaaattgctgtgttgtgctgtcgtagcagcgcaacacagcagccatgaagtgactatGCTCActagcagccacccggcaacccccttttccagccaggcacaACGCCATTCATTGACCTAGAGGGATCGCCAAGCCGCAttggctcctgcggcttggcgccttcaaaataCCAGTGAATGTCGCTCTGCATGGTGGAGGGGGATTGTGCGAGCAGCTGTTCCGCTCCCGCTCATgtacctcccagcctcacgatgccctggcccagttcTTCCCGCAGAGCCAGGGCTCTGCTGCCGCCACCGCATGACTTTTTCGGCAGGTTCCATACTGAGTtttccggcagtggccgctctgggcatatgctctatggttgtgggccagctgccggcagagcgtataaccatagagcatacgcccagagcggcgactgccggaagactcggtttggaagccgccgaaaaagccatgTGGTGGCAGCGGCAGCAGAGGTACCCTGGCTCTGcgaggagagctgggccagggcatcgtgaggctggcagGCGCACGAGtgggagcggaacagccgctcgcgcaaccccctctccagccgtgcagagcgcctttcactggcatttcaaagaCGCCAAGGCGTGGGAGCCAggcggcgaacaggcgctcacgcggcttggcgatccccttaggtcagtgaatagtgctgtgcccggctggcaAGCGGGTttgtcgggtggctgctcatgagtgtgattgcttcatggctgctgtgttgcgctgctgcgacagcacaacacagccatttgcacaTGAggttgtgcccggctctttgggagcctgctcgcaagagagcagctgcccggcaaccccaaaacaataaaccctcccctcataataaggcccaagccatattttgtgggtaaaaagaaaataagaccctgtcttatttttgggaaaacacggtaattaGTGGTATTTAATGCAGTCAGTTAAGCAATTTACTTAAGATGTTCTTGCCTCTGTGGGTAAGCATGTATTGTATATGTGCACTTTTAAGACTCTCTGCACTCCCCTTCCAGTTTGGATCTAGAAGCTCCTATTCTGGCTTCAGAATATGCATGTCTGCCTGGGAAGGCAGATGCCTCATGCTCCTTTACTGGCTTAATTACCAATAGTTATTTGACTAGCCCTGGAAACTTGATTTAGTTTAATGCCTGAACCTGGCTCCCTGGATGCGTGACAGAGCTTGTCTCCTTGCTAcattagtgttttttttaatgaaacttcGATGCTATGTCTTcaatttttttgttccttttatgAAATGTTTTGGACAATGATCTACACTCTAGATAAATTACAGGGCACAACAGGGCAACTAGCTATTTCTCTACATGCAAGCTAATTCTGCAAGTTGAGGTTGTTACATCAGATCAAAGTAATGTCATGTTCATTTTTGAAACTGTCTTCAAGATGCAGCATGAGAAGTGGAAAGATACCAAGCTTATGTTCCAATTTGCTCCAGGCAAAAATCATTAAGACTGTTGCTAACTGTATCTTAGGAATTCTACATACATTAAAAGGCTCTACTGAAGAGGTTCACTATTTGGCATGGGTATAAAACAATAATTACTTTCTGAAACAGTGTCAGCAACTATCTGTCTGCCTGGTTACTTAGAGGACTGTCTCTCCCTAATTCAGGAGAGGCATGCTCTGGGTGTCTTCAGCTAAGGAGTGTCAGTTAATGGCGCCCAGAAAGAGAGCCTTTTCTGCAGTGGTGCCTACTCGTTGGAACACTCTTCCCTGTGAGATTAGATTAACCCTATCCTTGCTGACCTTCCACAAAGCCCTGGAAACTTGATTTAGTTTAATGCCTGAACCTGGCTCCCTGGATGCGTGACAGAGCTTGTCTCCTTGCTAcattagtgtttttttaaaatgaaacttgGATGCTatgtcttcaattttttttattctactggtatgtattttattccatttattttcagCCATCTAGTGTCACATATGTGAGGTAGATGTtgcataaatctaataaacaaataattccacccattcacacacaaatatataaaaattggtGACATCTTCATAAAAACCTATGGGAGAACACTGAAATTTGGTAATTTTGCAAAATGTATGCAGCAGCTGGGAAGATTCCTGAGCTCTGCTTTACTAAATGATAGATTTCCCATAATCTGGCTGTTGACCATGCTAGCTAAGGGATGTTAAAAACTGATGTCTAAGTCAcctgtaagagccaaggtggcgcagtggttaaatgcagcactgcaggctactgctagatcagcaggtcagcggttcaaatctcaccggctcagggttgactcagccttccatccttccgaggtgggtaaaatgaggacccagattgttgggggcaatatgctgactctctgtaaaccgcttagagaggcctgaaaggcctatgaagcggtatataagtctactgctattgctattgctattgctatttagactGGGGAAGAAAGCTGCTTTTAAGGTAAAGCCAAATTTAAGTTATCTTTCTGTTAAATTGTTTGACCACCACTATGCAATCCCCACTGTCTCTCTCTCAGACTCATCATTGCACCCTAAAGAGAAACAAGTCACAATGAACCAATCTTAAATTGATCATCTTTCCCAGAGCACTACTGCTATCTTTCTACGTCCATTTCATTATCCCAGAATCTTTCACTCACCTTCACCATGCTGGTCTGTGAATTGGAAGGCTTGAACCAGGCGCAGTGTCTCATCTACAGAACGTCCCACCGGTAGGTCATTGACTGTGATCTGCCGCAGGATTCCTTTATCGTCTATTATGAACagacctctgagggagaaaagatATAATACAAACATTATCAATAATGCAAGCATTATCAAACATACAGGCCTTTGGAACCTATTAGAATCTTATATCTATCAATCAAAAGGCCATAGGGCCAGGATCAAGTATGAACTGtggtatttttaatttttgtatatgCACCTATCTCAAtttaaagaattaagttagaagAAAAGTtaagacaaagacagagagatcCAGTAAACTCTATGAACcacaggcttttaaaaaaaatcttgtaaaGGCTTCAGGTCTGCATTTGCTAAGAGTTGGATTACTATAACTTTCTTATATTTACTTGACCAGCATGTTGTTGTTTGAGCAACATGGATTAATTAGACATAGCTAATAAACAGAATACACTTTTAGTCCCATGACACCCTGGTCACTCTGCTTACATCACTAGGAACATATGCTAGCTGGGACTATATCAGCTAAGTTACCAAAATGTCCATCAGTTACCACAGGTTTTTCCAAACTGATTTAGAATTAACTTTCTATACCTGTATGCAATGCCATCTTCTTCCTTGAGCACACCGAAATCTTTACAAATGTTATGGTTGATGTCTGCCACAAGTGGGATATTTGTCGAACCCAAGCCACCATCCTTTCTTGCTGTATTTGTCctacaaggaaaaaataataatatccacAATACTGCTTTAATGACCTGAAACTCACTACATTGAAACCATTTAGATTTTAGAAATTATTAAACTAGCTAGCAACTTTAAACATAGAAAATACTTTCCTAACTTTTTGGTCCTACTCTAAACACAAAACTTTGTAAAAATAACTGTGTCTGAAAAATGGGTAGATCATTTTTCTCCTCACTGAAAAATTGGATTTTCCAAGGAGACATTTGATTTATAGTTGACTTTGCTGTCGCAAAGAAGTGCATAGAGTTTCACCCATTTCAGGTGTCCAGCATTAATTGTACAACCAGCTTATGTCAGCTAGTGAGCCAGCTGATAAACCCCTAATCAACAACCAAGTTTTGCTAGATAAAATTGGTGGAGACCTCCACACCCATTTGTCAGTTAACATCTGCCTAAGTGCTTCTCAGCACTAGAACGTCAAACAGTTCTTGTGACTGACATATCAGTTGTACCTTCTGCCTGAGTATGACTAGAATATTTCTAGTTCCTAAGGCAAGAACAAAGCCTGACAAAAGATCTCCATATATCAGCAAGATCCAGACCAGGGTACACATCTTAGAAAGCACAATTATTCTTTTCTGTCAGTGTCCTATTATTAGCTAGCTTTTAATATGCACCTCTGGAACTATTTTTCCAGCACAACAACTTCTATGAATAATTATATACTAGGAGTCTCACCAAGCCAAATGGGTAAACTGAGAGTCGACAGAAGCAGCAATAACCTCACAATTAATCTTCCGGAACTCCGCAACTCGATCATTGAAAGCTATGATCTCAGTGGGACAGACAAAGGTAAAATCCAGTGGGTAGAAGAACAGAACCACATATTTGCCTATATGGAAGAAATGGACACCAGTAAAACAATCACATCCAAGAGTCCCAGAATTTTTGCACTCCCATACTCTTTTGGACAGTGTCCCTATTAAAGATTACAAATGGCGCAAAAGTTGGAGTCACTAGAACAGAACACTCATAAATAAGGTGGTTGCATCTTACCCAGGTCAAATCAGGACCTTTCTTCCAGTTACACAAAAATACATGCCATTTATCTATgcacatttatttgtatttataccatcattatttttataaataagttcGAGATGGTGAAGATACACAATACTCGTTCCTCCTATTATTTtcaccctgtgaagtgagttgtaTTGAGagtaagtgactggcccaaaatcactcaacCAGCTTTTATTTAATGCAATGGCCAGCTGGACTGAATATGTTCCTGCATTTCATTCATAGTTGTAATACCATTAATTGAATACCATTGAATACTGAACTATGAACTGTCAGTTACCTCTTCTTTGGCTtttgtgtggagggggggggtgtcccttcaagtcagtttttaactcctggcaactgcctagaAAACtctctacagttttcttggcaagctttTCCAGAAGTGCTTTGCCACTGCCTCCTGCGTATGTCTGATAGAGTGGCAGGCCCAAGATCACCCACTGGCTTTGGCCCCAAGGCAACACTGGAATCCACTGTTCTCTAGTTTATAGCCTGatgcttaaccactacaccaaattggctggCCATTAGGCTCACTGATAATATATTATATCTTAAACTAAGTATGATGATATTAAACTACAAACGTATCCTGGATTGGAGACATTCATGATGTTTGTGCATATGAAgttacccttgaagagcatttggaagctttAAATGGAGTGCAATGGTGTGGGCAGTCTTTGAGACCTCTAGAGTGGCCCATGATACACCACTGTTCCAAGAGGTGCGCTGGCTGCCCATTTGTTTCTAGGTACAATTCGAGGTATTAGTTATTACCTATAGTATGAAGCCCTGAATGGTCCAGCCTACTTGACGAACCGTCCCACCACTATGGGACAAGCCCAATGCACCCATGCTGGCGGAGGAGGAATGGTACAGGTCCCATCAAGAAATTCCAACTGGTGGGATCCAGGAGAAGATTCTTCTTCCAAAGGCCCTTGCCCTTTGGAACATGATGCTCCCTGAGGAGAGATTGATTCCCGCCCTCCTGACTTTCCACAAGAACCTAAAGACCGGGCTCTGTCAGTTGGCTTGAGGTCCCAATGGGAGAATATCACACACTGGAGGTGGTTGACTGCCATAATAGCAGttcccactcccccacccccacctctgtACATACTGcacccttccttcccatctttagTTATAGCTTGTATTTTATTGAAATTCTAATGTGATTTCATACATTTATAAATGAATATTGGTCcatttataaatgtataaaatgtatgtataaataaaataatgtgatTAGACATGCCACACATTATACAGTATTTTACAATATTATAatattgtaagccatccagagttgccTTGCAGTGAGATggacagcaaacaaatttaataaataaaacaaaacatgaaagcaTATACATTTGCTTTATAATTACCAAAGATGCCAACATTGCTAAAGTGGATTAATAAAACATTCTATTTGGAAAATGTATCTTAGCCTTCCCATAAAGTCTAGACAGGTTAGAATACTAAGTAATCCAATGGATGCACAATTAAAAATCCAATAGAAGCTACAGTGCCTTACCTCTGTAGTCTGATAGCTTTATATCCTTGATGTTGCCATCCACCACTGCTGTAGCACGAAAATCTGGAACTGGTTTTCCAATATATGCTTTACCAGAGGCCATTTCCTAAAATATCAGAAGAGTAATGTATGCCTTAAGTTGGCAAATGCACCACTTCTCAGGAATGAAATGGTCTGATTCAGAGTAAGTATTGTCTAATTGCCTTTTGATTATTTAAAAAGAGGCAGCACTATTTTGGCCTCTCTTTTCCCATTTTCTCACCACAACTTTTACCCAATTAGAGCCTATAAGAGAAAGAGCAAAGTCTACCAACCCAGCATAATGCTCTATTCAAAGCCCTAGTCACAGGAACTGGTTCAATAGAATGGTATTAATAATGCTTTTAAATCCTGAGGCATGCAAAGTGAGGCtgtactctttttttaaatattttttttgaggAACAATGTGCTGCATTTCCTAGTTCAGAAGTCTCCTTCATCTTGCTAActatagaaagaaaaattatggtGCAAAGGGAGGGTTAACAAGCCATTTATTAACTAGATTTCCAACCTGAAATGTTGACCTAAAAGGTATGTTTGTAATATCACAGAAATATCTACTTTATTTTGGCAATAGTTTCAATCAGGCAAAAAAGCAACTCAGGAGCCTTTAAAAGCAGCCAAATCATCTGGTACATATTTAGTTGTTAGAACATGCTTAAGCTGAAAATACTTTCACTAGTAAGTGAAAGCCGCAAACTGTAAAACCAAATTGAAtttgaatgaatttgaaaaagtTCTGAAAATAATAGTTACACAGTAGTTGATTTAAAGTAATAATCCCAGTTTCTACCCAAGCTTTCCAATAAAATGCTTTACCACCAATTTTCAAATTAGAATATGGTTCAAAGATTTCTCACTACTTCTACTATTGATAACAAAACCTTTTCTTGCTCCATGTTGTTCTAATCACTTGCCATGATCTCAAAACTAGATAATCTTTCAATTTAGTCCgtaaaagaaaatattccattatattttcatttcatcAGCAGGTGGCTGATAAATTATTGGTCCAGTGGTACTTTTATATAACATATACATTAAAACCACCTTCCTCAAATGACAATCTCACTTTAGCTAAGAAAAATCTTGTGGTCCATTTTCCCAAATATATTTCCTAAATAAGTtttcaatataaatatttattaaaatgtagaaatacctataagaatataaatgaaacaaaggaCAATTTTCATAAGATTAATTTTGATCCAAAGCCTTAAAGGAATTTTCAGCTACTTATTAACATTCACTTCAACACTTAGTAATAATGTTCAATATATATCTACATATTTAGAAATACCTTTGGGTTTATACAGCCCCAAACGTATCAGTAAAAATCACAAATCCCATTTCTTTACATAACTCTATGTATGTATTGGGATCCAGGGGAGCCAAGCTAGATTTATTCTAATTAGAACCAAAATACTTTCCAAAATACTCTACAACCTTTGTAAAATTAGACAAAGTAGAATACTGATTCAAAATTCCTTAAATGTCACCCGTatacaaaaagaaattatattcATATCCTCCCAATGTAATACCCTTTCCATCTAAAGATTGCCTTAGATGGTGGCCAAAAGTTCAAGGATCAAATGAAATAAGGCAGAAAGTGAGCAGCCTCCCATGTAACACACTATACAAAAAGAGTCTAAACTAATTCAATTTGTCAACtgtggcagaaggttgcaaatagtaATCTCAATCCATTAAACAAAACCCTGTGGAAAGCCATATCTAATCATCACTTGCTTTAAGAATTTAGCCTGGACTACATCATTTTCGGCATCACAGTTCTTTGAAACAGACTTTGGAGAAGAGTATTTGGGGTATATGGGTGACACAACTAGGTAGATCTTCAACCTAGATAGAAGATAAACCTAAGCTGCTTCCAGGAAACCAACATGATAAAATACAGACAAAACTGAATAAGTATTGCTATCTGGCTAATTAGAgccaaatgtaatttattttttacaacCTAAAAACCAGCAGCAGTAACAGACCAAAGAAAGACAGAATGGATTTAAACTTCAAGCATAGAAAATTTTACAGTTTGAGTAAGCTCAATATGCATGTGAAGACAATGACCAAAGACAAACATATGTCCTTTCCAATCTTCACAAGAGtttacatttcatttcttttcaaaagATGTATACATTTCCCTCCCTATAATATGTTGCATGGGCAGTAGATAATAAATGTATGATATAAAGTAGGCAAttgatattttcattttattgtatCTTCTCTGTATTAAAACTCTTGTTTCTTTTGGGGGGCCGGGGCGAGTTATTCCCAAATTGTCTCAAATTTCAGT contains:
- the PRDX2 gene encoding peroxiredoxin-2, with the translated sequence MASGKAYIGKPVPDFRATAVVDGNIKDIKLSDYRGKYVVLFFYPLDFTFVCPTEIIAFNDRVAEFRKINCEVIAASVDSQFTHLAWTNTARKDGGLGSTNIPLVADINHNICKDFGVLKEEDGIAYRGLFIIDDKGILRQITVNDLPVGRSVDETLRLVQAFQFTDQHGEVCPAGWQPGGDTIKPTVKDSKLFFAKQH